One Pyrococcus furiosus DSM 3638 genomic window, CCTTAGGATTATCTCCCCAAGAGAGGGAAATATTATTGAGATTTTATGAAGAATTATATGGATTAAATAAGCCCCTTTACGCTCAGTTTGTTAGCTTCTGGGTGGCCCTCTTCAAAGGGGATTTGGGATACAGCATACTTTATAGAGCTCCCGTTTCAAGGTTACTTAAGAATGCCCTCCCATATGACATTGCAATTTTGTTCCCAGCTATAGTATTAAGCTGGGTGATAGGAAACTGGTTGGGGGCACTAGCAGGCAAGAACAAAAGATACGACACATATATGATGCCCCTATTTTATTTCCTAGCCAGCATGCCATACTTCTGGTTTGCAATGCTCCTCGTATACTTCGTTGGTGTAAAGGCAGGAATCCTTCCTTATCAAGGGGCCTACAGCCCTAACCTAGTTCCAAGCCTTTCTCTAAGATTCATCGTGGATTTCCTCAAACACTGGATAATGCCATTTCTCAGCTTATTTGTCGTAATGATTGGCAGCTGGGCAATTGGTATGAGAAATATGATAATATACGAGTTAGAAGCAGATTACGTAAGATACTTGGAGGCCCTTGGAGCAAGTGAAAAGCTAATGACAAAACATGCATACAAGAATGCAATTCTGCCTCAAATTACAGGACTTGCGCTCCAGCTCGGTTTAATGGTAGCAGGAGCGATAGCTACTGAGATCGTCTTTAACTATCCAGGAGTGGGGGTCCTTTTAATGAGAGCTGCAATGAGCCAAGACTATTTTCTTCTCCAAGGGGGTTTTCTAATGATCGTAATCTCAGTTCTCGTCGCCAACTTCCTGATAGATATCGCCTATGCCTTCATTGATCCACGTGTTAGGGCTAGCTATACGGAGGGATGATAAATGAAAACAATAAAGCTCGCATTCAAAAATAACAAATTTAAATTTGGATTTGGAATATTAGTAGCTTTTATAATCTTTGGGCTAATTGGCCCGCTTTTTACTCCCTTTGCAAATGATGGATTGTATTATGAACAAGTAGGTAGAATCAAGATTGCATCATACTCAACCAAAACTCTTCCTCCAATGACCAGGGAAAACATAACCACGTACACAGGAAAAAGCATCGAAGTCCTACACATCCTCGGAACAGACAAGGAAGGAAAAGACCTCTACACCCAGCTTGTCTATGGCCTCAGAACATCTCTGTGGATAGCGTTTTTGGCCGCAATAATAGGAACTCTAATGGGAATAACAATAGGGTTTGTCTCAGGCTACAAGGGAGGAATAGTAGACGAAATCTTAATGATGCTTGTCAACATAATGCTGGTAATCCCCTCAATAGTACTTTTAATCCTAGTGGCTGCTTATCTTGAGGCCAGAAGTCCTGAGATTCAAGCTATTATAATAGGATTAACAAACTGGCCATGGGTTGCCAGGTCAGTTAGAGCACAAACGCTCTCGCTAAAGAATAGGGAGTTTGTCTACCTCTCTAAGATAATGGGGCTTGAAGACCTTAGGATAATAATAGAAGACATTCTTCCAAACATGATATCTTACATCTTCATGGCCGGAATTCTCCAAGTTAGTGGGGCAGTCTTAGCTTCAGCAACTCTAGATTTCATAGGACTAGGACCAACTACTATGGTTTCCCTGGGGGTAATCCTTCAGAAAGCAATTATGCACAATGCCCTTCAGTTCGGCTGGTGGTGGTGGTTCATTCCACCAGGATTGTTTATAACTCTCATAATCACAGCGTTGTTCTTTGTGAATCTCGGTCTTGAGGAGGTTTTTAATCCGAGGTTGAGGAGGGAGTGATTGTGCTTGAGGTGAGGAATCTCAGGATTTATTATTCAACTCCAGTTGGTTTTGTAAAAGCAGTTGATGGAGTAAGTTTCGAAGTCAAGAAGGGGGAAGTGTTTGGAATTGCTGGAGAGAGCCGTTGTGGGAAATCAACCCTCGTCCACTCCCTAATCCTCAGAAAACCACCAATGACACACAAAGGCGGAAAAGCAATCTTCAAGGGGAAAGACTTAATGAAACTCTCGAGGGAGGAGGCAAGAAAAATCCAATACAAGGAGTTATCAATAATCCCACAATACGCAATGAACGCCCTAAACCCAACGAAAAAAATCAAGGACATAGTGTGGGACTTAGCCAGAGAGCACGGCATGCAAGATAGAGAGGAAGTCGAAAAACTCTTGAAAGAAAGACTAAGCATGGTAAAACTCTCACCAAAGGTCGCCGAAATGTACCCAGTGGAATTGAGTGGAGGAATGAGGCAGAGAGCCACAATGGTAGTCTCAACCCTCCTAAACCCAGACTTGCTAATTGCTGATGAAATAACATCAGCCCTAGACGTGACGACACAAAGAGTTGTCATTGAATTACTCCACTACTTCATGCAGGAGGGGATTGTAAAATCAATAATCTTCGTTACACACGATCTAGCCTTGCTAAAACAGATTGCAGACAGGGTTATGGTGATGTACGCGGGGAAGGTTGTTGAAATCGGGCCAATGGAGGAGGTTTTAGAATCCCCAGCCCACCCCTACACGCAAATGCTCCTCGACTCCCTCCCAAGAATGGGTGTACACTACAAGAGGCAAAAACTCCACGGAATCCCAGGTTATCCAATAAGCCTACTAAACCCACCCCAAGGTTGCAGATTCTACACAAGATGCCCCTACGCAATGGAACACTGTCCAAAAATAGAGCCAAAATTAGTCCAAGTCTCCAAAGAGCATTACGCAGCCTGCCACCTCCTCGGGGGTGAGGGAAGTGCTTGAACTCGAGAATGTGACAAAAACCTTCACCTCGGGACTCTTTGGTGGATATGAGATTAGGGCAGTGGATGGAGTATCATTCAAGGTTGAGGAGGGTGAGATAGTAAGCTTGATAGGGGAGAGTGGGAGTGGGAAGACTACAATCGGAAAACTAATCCTAAGGTTGATTAAGCCAACTTCTGGGAGGATACTCTTCAAGGGGGAGGACATTTGGAGTTTTGACAAGGAGAGGTTGAGGAGGTATTATTACAAGAACGTGCAGGCAGTCTTCCAAGACCCCTTCGCCAGCTTCAACCCCCTCCACAAGGTTGACAGAGTCTTCGACCTAGTATTCAAGAACTTCCTGGGGAATGTTGGTGAAGAGGAGAAAAAAGAAATGATCAAGAGGAGTTTAGAAAGCGTAGGCCTTAACCCCAGTGAAGTGTTGGGAAAATACCCACACCAGTTGAGTGGAGGGCAATTACAAAGAATCCTAATTGCCAGGGCATTACTCGTTGAACCATCACTCTTGATTGCAGATGAGGCAGTGTCAATGCTCGATGCTTCAACTAGAATTGACATTCTAAACTTGTTGGGCGAATTCAGGGATAGGGTTGGGACTTCAGTAATCTTCATTACACATGATTTAGCCTTGGGTTATTACATTAGTGATAAGGTTGTGATCATGTACAGGGGGAGGATTGTCGAGTGGGGTGATGCTGAGAAAATCTTCAACAACCCCCTACACCCCTACACGAGAATGTTGCTGGAGAGTGTTCCTGACTTGAATGTGAAGTGGGAGTTTAAGGGGATTGAGCCTGAGAGGGAAGAGGAAGGGATTTATGAGATTCAAGGCTGCAGGTACGCGCCCAGATGCCCTTACGCTAGAGAAGAATGCTACAAAAAACCACCACAAACAACCCAACCAGAAAAAAACCACCACGTAGCATGCTACCTCTATGAAAGGGGTGAGGCTTTATGAAAACGCTAACAGAGATTAAACAAACTCCTAAAGGTATAATCAAGGCAGATGAGAGCTTTAATCAGGTGAAAGATAAAATAAGACTACCACGCCGCATCCTATACCTGGGATGCGGCTCTTCCCACTTTTTAGCCAAGCTCTTAGCAATGGTCACAAACATGCACGGAGGAACTGGAGTAGCCCTACCTTGTTCGGAGTTCCTCTATTCTAAAGAAGCATATCCAATAGGGAAACCAGAACTAGTAGTTGGGATATCAAGGTCAGGAGAAACAACAGAAGTTCTTCTGGCCCTAGAAAAGATCAATACTCCAAAGCTTGGAATCTCTGCCTATGAAAGCTCTCTAACTAGAGCTTGCGATTATTCCCTGGTTGTTCCCACTATAGAAGAGAGCGTCGTGATGACGCATTCATTTACAGCCTTTTACTTTGCATATCTCCAGTTACTGAGACACTCTTATGGACTTCCATTATTAGAGGCCACTGAAGTTGCCAAAGCGACTGAAAAGGCTCTTGAATACGAGAATTATATAAAGGAGATAGTGGAAGATTTTGATTTCCAAAATGTAATCTTCCTGGGTTCAGGGTTGTTATATCCAGTGGCCCTAGAGGCCAGTCTAAAAATGAAGGAAATGGCGATATTCTGGAGTGAAGCTTATCCAACATTCGAGGTAAGACATGGTTTCAAGGCAATAGCAGATGAAAACACTCTAGTTGTGCTAATGGCCCAGGAACTTTTTGAATGGCATAAGAAGCTCGTTAATGAGTTCAAAGGTCAAAGAGCAAGAGTATTATTAATCTCAAATTCTCAACAGGAGTTTGGGCAAGACTATTCTATAGAGGTTCCCAGGTTGAGCAAGGATGCAACCCCAATTCCCTATCTTCCTGTGGTTCAGCTTCTTTCCTATTATAAAGCCGTAGCTCGGGGATTAAATCCAGACAATCCCAGGTTTTTAGATAAAGTTGTGAGGTGGTAAACATGAGGGTTAGTCATGATGGTAAAACCTATCTTCCTTGATGGTAAAAGGATTGTTGTTTATGGAGGTACCCTTCAGTATTTTAGAGTTCCCAGGAACTCCTGGGAAAGAATGCTAAAGAAAATGAAGTCTCACGGGCTAAACACCATTGATACGTACATTGCTTGGAATTGGCACGAGCCCCAAGAAGGACTCTTCGACTTTACTGGCGAAACTCACCCCCAAAGAGATCTCGTCGGTTTTCTTGATCTAGCACAAAAACTCGGCTTTTACGTTATCATAAGACCTGGCCCATACATTTGTGGAGAGTGGAAAAATGGAGGCATCCCTGAGTGGTTGATTAACTCTCATCCAGAAATACTTGCAAAAGGCCCGAATGGTACTCTTCCAAGGGATATATACTATCCTCCAATCACATACCTCCATCCCACTTACTTGGAATATGTAATGAAGTGGTATGAGAATGTTTTTCCTATAATAAAGGAATATCTGTACTCCAATGGGGGGCCTATAATAAACGTGACGATTGATGACGAACCTTCCTACTGGGAAACCATCTTCCAGGCATTCTTGACCGATTACAACGAAATAGTAGTTAAGGAGAATGGGATCTGGCACTCTTGGCTAAAGGAAAACTACCAGTTGGATGAATTGGAGGAGAGATACGGTCAGAAGTTTTCAGATTATGCTGAGATTGTCCCACCAACGTCATTCTCAGAGCCCCTTCCAAAGATACTCGACTGGCATCACTTCAAGATATGGATGATCAACGAGTACGTAAGGATACTCTACGAAAAGATAAAGAAGTACGTTGATGTTCCAATTAGCATTTTAGATCCCTATTTACTCTTAGCCGCATGGAAGGAGTTTTACCTCTACGTAACCAAGCACAAGCTCGACATCCACCTATGGACGGAGTTCTGGTACTCATTCTACAGAACATTTGACTTCAAAGAAGACAGACTCGGCCACCTCTACTATAAGACGGGGGTTTATAGATATTACATAAACAAGCTGAAGACTCCCCCACTAAGCATAGAGACCCAAACATCCCTCGCCAATGTTATAGAGAAGGATGAGGCCGAGCTCCTCTATGCCCTCCTTCCAGCTTTGGGAATCCACAACATAAACTACTATCTCTACGTGGGTGGCGAAAATCCGAAAGGTTATGAATCACACAACGGAGCTACCTGGGACGTGTATTCCCCCATAGGATTGGATGGAAGAGAAAGACAGCACGTGGAACCAATAAAGTGGATTGGCGAGTTCTTAAAGTCTAACATGGACTTCATCGAGTCCCAACTAAAGCCAAAAGTTGCCTTTGGGATGTACGAGCCTTATGAAGCCTTAAGCATGTGGGGACATCGGCCAGAAAGCTTCGAAGAGAGCGTAAATCTCCAAGAATATCTCTTTGGGGAGAGAGGATTGCTCACACTCTTGGCCATGAGCAATGTTCCCTTTGACGTCATAGACCTTGAACTTTCCACTGTAGAGGAGATGCTCCAATATGAGCAGATTTGGATTTACAGCCTGGATTTCATGAGCAGAGAAGTTCAAGAAAAGCTTGCTAGATACGTGGAAGAGGGAGGAAACCTCGTGATCCTACCAACCCTTCCATCCCTTGATGAGAACATGAAGCCCTACACAAAGCTGAGGGACTTCCTAGGAATTGAAGTTGAGAAGGCCAAGGCAAGGGATAACATGAGGTTAATTCCCTACATCAGCGTTGATGCAGAGGAGATAGACAGGATGGTCGTCAGAAACGTCGTTAGGGAGGTTAAAGGAGGGAAAGCTATAGCTTGGGTTGGAGATAAAGTAGTAGGGGTTATGGTAAGGAAAGGAAAAGGTTCTGCAGTTGTCTTAGGGTTCAGGCTTCAGTACTACTCGAGCTACCACGATCTACACAGGAAGTTTGTTGATAAGATACTCCAGCTCCAAGGGATTGAAAGGGATTTTGAAGTCTCAAACAGAGACATAATAGTAATTCCAAGAGGGAATTATCTGGTGGTGGTAAATCCCAGGGACGACAAGGTTACTGGAAAAGTTAGATACAGGGGTGTCGAGTTTAATGTTGAGCTTAATAAGAGGGGAGTTCTCTACATCCCAATTAATGTGGAAATAAACGGCATTAAGGTGCTCTATGCCACAGCAACTCCAGTGGGAAGGGGAGAGGGAACAATTAGATTTAGAAACCATTTGGCAAATGTAACTGAAATTGCAATTAACGGCAAGATCAAGGAAGTCTCAGGGGGGTATATCCTCCAAGAGAAGAGCTCAGGAGAGAAAAACA contains:
- a CDS encoding ABC transporter permease, which encodes MGFKEYLKRKIIVYLLTFIFAVTLNWLLPRLMPGDPIQIMINSALGLSPQEREILLRFYEELYGLNKPLYAQFVSFWVALFKGDLGYSILYRAPVSRLLKNALPYDIAILFPAIVLSWVIGNWLGALAGKNKRYDTYMMPLFYFLASMPYFWFAMLLVYFVGVKAGILPYQGAYSPNLVPSLSLRFIVDFLKHWIMPFLSLFVVMIGSWAIGMRNMIIYELEADYVRYLEALGASEKLMTKHAYKNAILPQITGLALQLGLMVAGAIATEIVFNYPGVGVLLMRAAMSQDYFLLQGGFLMIVISVLVANFLIDIAYAFIDPRVRASYTEG
- a CDS encoding ABC transporter permease, giving the protein MKTIKLAFKNNKFKFGFGILVAFIIFGLIGPLFTPFANDGLYYEQVGRIKIASYSTKTLPPMTRENITTYTGKSIEVLHILGTDKEGKDLYTQLVYGLRTSLWIAFLAAIIGTLMGITIGFVSGYKGGIVDEILMMLVNIMLVIPSIVLLILVAAYLEARSPEIQAIIIGLTNWPWVARSVRAQTLSLKNREFVYLSKIMGLEDLRIIIEDILPNMISYIFMAGILQVSGAVLASATLDFIGLGPTTMVSLGVILQKAIMHNALQFGWWWWFIPPGLFITLIITALFFVNLGLEEVFNPRLRRE
- a CDS encoding ABC transporter ATP-binding protein, whose product is MIVLEVRNLRIYYSTPVGFVKAVDGVSFEVKKGEVFGIAGESRCGKSTLVHSLILRKPPMTHKGGKAIFKGKDLMKLSREEARKIQYKELSIIPQYAMNALNPTKKIKDIVWDLAREHGMQDREEVEKLLKERLSMVKLSPKVAEMYPVELSGGMRQRATMVVSTLLNPDLLIADEITSALDVTTQRVVIELLHYFMQEGIVKSIIFVTHDLALLKQIADRVMVMYAGKVVEIGPMEEVLESPAHPYTQMLLDSLPRMGVHYKRQKLHGIPGYPISLLNPPQGCRFYTRCPYAMEHCPKIEPKLVQVSKEHYAACHLLGGEGSA
- a CDS encoding ABC transporter ATP-binding protein; the encoded protein is MLELENVTKTFTSGLFGGYEIRAVDGVSFKVEEGEIVSLIGESGSGKTTIGKLILRLIKPTSGRILFKGEDIWSFDKERLRRYYYKNVQAVFQDPFASFNPLHKVDRVFDLVFKNFLGNVGEEEKKEMIKRSLESVGLNPSEVLGKYPHQLSGGQLQRILIARALLVEPSLLIADEAVSMLDASTRIDILNLLGEFRDRVGTSVIFITHDLALGYYISDKVVIMYRGRIVEWGDAEKIFNNPLHPYTRMLLESVPDLNVKWEFKGIEPEREEEGIYEIQGCRYAPRCPYAREECYKKPPQTTQPEKNHHVACYLYERGEAL
- the glmD gene encoding glucosamine-6-phosphate deaminase — translated: MKTLTEIKQTPKGIIKADESFNQVKDKIRLPRRILYLGCGSSHFLAKLLAMVTNMHGGTGVALPCSEFLYSKEAYPIGKPELVVGISRSGETTEVLLALEKINTPKLGISAYESSLTRACDYSLVVPTIEESVVMTHSFTAFYFAYLQLLRHSYGLPLLEATEVAKATEKALEYENYIKEIVEDFDFQNVIFLGSGLLYPVALEASLKMKEMAIFWSEAYPTFEVRHGFKAIADENTLVVLMAQELFEWHKKLVNEFKGQRARVLLISNSQQEFGQDYSIEVPRLSKDATPIPYLPVVQLLSYYKAVARGLNPDNPRFLDKVVRW
- the glmA gene encoding exo-beta-D-glucosaminidase, whose translation is MMVKPIFLDGKRIVVYGGTLQYFRVPRNSWERMLKKMKSHGLNTIDTYIAWNWHEPQEGLFDFTGETHPQRDLVGFLDLAQKLGFYVIIRPGPYICGEWKNGGIPEWLINSHPEILAKGPNGTLPRDIYYPPITYLHPTYLEYVMKWYENVFPIIKEYLYSNGGPIINVTIDDEPSYWETIFQAFLTDYNEIVVKENGIWHSWLKENYQLDELEERYGQKFSDYAEIVPPTSFSEPLPKILDWHHFKIWMINEYVRILYEKIKKYVDVPISILDPYLLLAAWKEFYLYVTKHKLDIHLWTEFWYSFYRTFDFKEDRLGHLYYKTGVYRYYINKLKTPPLSIETQTSLANVIEKDEAELLYALLPALGIHNINYYLYVGGENPKGYESHNGATWDVYSPIGLDGRERQHVEPIKWIGEFLKSNMDFIESQLKPKVAFGMYEPYEALSMWGHRPESFEESVNLQEYLFGERGLLTLLAMSNVPFDVIDLELSTVEEMLQYEQIWIYSLDFMSREVQEKLARYVEEGGNLVILPTLPSLDENMKPYTKLRDFLGIEVEKAKARDNMRLIPYISVDAEEIDRMVVRNVVREVKGGKAIAWVGDKVVGVMVRKGKGSAVVLGFRLQYYSSYHDLHRKFVDKILQLQGIERDFEVSNRDIIVIPRGNYLVVVNPRDDKVTGKVRYRGVEFNVELNKRGVLYIPINVEINGIKVLYATATPVGRGEGTIRFRNHLANVTEIAINGKIKEVSGGYILQEKSSGEKNIYVIKHESETFEIRV